A single Methylobacterium sp. 17Sr1-1 DNA region contains:
- a CDS encoding cytochrome c-type biogenesis protein, which yields MRALRSALLALALLMPVAAGAVQPEEVMKDPTLEKRARAISAGLRCLVCQNQSIDDSDAPLARDLRLIVRERLRQGDDDDSVLRYVVQRYGEFVLLRPVVAWHTALLWLTPVLVVGLGGLALFATSRKRKASQPKALSAAEEAAVADLMRRAESR from the coding sequence ATGCGTGCGCTCCGCTCCGCCCTCCTCGCCCTGGCGCTCCTCATGCCCGTCGCCGCCGGCGCCGTGCAGCCCGAGGAGGTGATGAAGGACCCGACCCTGGAGAAGCGGGCCCGGGCGATCTCGGCGGGCCTGCGCTGCCTCGTCTGCCAGAACCAGTCGATCGACGATTCCGACGCGCCGCTCGCCCGTGACCTGCGGCTGATCGTGCGCGAGCGCCTGCGCCAGGGCGACGACGACGATTCGGTGCTGCGCTACGTGGTGCAGCGCTACGGCGAGTTCGTGCTGCTGCGCCCCGTCGTCGCCTGGCACACCGCGCTCCTCTGGCTGACCCCGGTGCTGGTGGTCGGCCTCGGCGGCCTCGCCCTCTTCGCGACCTCCCGTAAGCGGAAGGCGTCCCAGCCCAAGGCCCTCTCGGCCGCCGAAGAGGCGGCGGTCGCCGACCTGATGCGCCGGGCCGAATCGCGATGA